AATGTTGACCTTAAAGCTGCTGAAGGTCGTATTAAGGTGACACACGTACCTGCTTACTCTCCACATGCTGTTGCTGAGTATGCTGTAGCGCTGATGCTAAGTCTTAACCGTAAGATTTATCGTGCTGTGAACCGTACACGTGATGGAAATTTTACATTACATGGTTTGTTAGGCTTCGACATGTATGGTAAGACAGCAGGTGTTGTTGGTATGGGGCGTATTGCTAAAGAGCTTATCAAGATTCTTCACGGCTTTGGTATGAATATTATGGCATACGATCTCTATCCAGATCAAGAGTTTGCAAAGCAGTATAATGTGAAGGTTGTTCAACTTGACGAACTTTATGCGAATAGTGATATCATCTCCCTCCACTGCCCATTGACACCAGACACAAAGTTCCTTATCAATAAGGAAAGTATTGCGAAAATGAAGAAGGGTGTGATGATTATCAATACTGGTCGTGGTCAGCTTATCCACACAGAAGACCTTATCGAAGGCTTGCGTACAAAGCAGGTGGGTTCAGCTGGTCTTGACGTTTATGAAGAGGAGAAGGAGTACTTCTATGAGGATAAGAGCGACAAGATGATTGACGATGACGTATTGGCTCGCTTACTGATGGTTCCAAACGTTGTATTGACCTCTCATCAAGCATTCTTTACAAAGGAAGCGCTCTACAATATCGCTGTTTCAACCCTTAGCAGTGTAAAAGAACTATCAGAGGGTAAGGAACTTAGTTGCCAGGTGAAGTAAATATTAGAATCTTATAATCCTCATAAAGATTATAAGGTCAGTATTAGGTATATAATAAGGTGGATTGAAAGAAATATCTTTTTCAACCCACCTTTTTCTATGTATTTTCTTTGTTATTGTATCATATAAATAATATTTAACGCAAAAACCTTTGAAGTTACATTAGTTTCGTTTAATTTTGCGCACATAATTAACGAAATATTCAATATAAAACTTCTCTATTGGAGGCTTTAAAAGGCTTATAAACGAGGAGTATAATAAAGGATAACTATAGAATAAAATATACTTAATAAAAAACAAAGAGTTATGAAAAAGATTTTAGTTGTAGCAGCACTGATGCTTTCATCAGTATCTACATTCGCACAGCATGCAGTCGGTTCATTCAACCTTCAGCCAAAGGTTGGTGTTAGTATTGCTAATCTTACAGAGGTTAAGGGCTCAGACCCTCGTGTAGGTCTTGTATCTGGTGTTGAGGGTGAGTATCAGGCAAGTGACATCTTCTCTGTAAGTGCAGGTGTACTCTACTCTATGCAGGGTGCAAAAGCTAATTTCGCTAATTTAGTTGATGCAACAAACCGCCTTGATTACATTAACGTTCCTATCATGGCAAACGTTTATGTTGTTAAAGGTCTTGCTGTTAAATTGGGTGTTCAGCCTGGATTTAATGTTAGCAACAAAATTAAGGTAAATAATCTTGATGCAGTTGAAAATCCAGCAAAGGCACAGTCTGTAGATGTTTCTATCCCAGTAGGTCTTTCTTACGAATACAACAATTTCCAGCTTGATGCTCGTTACAATTGGGGTGTTAGCAAGGCTTTCAAATTGACTGATGCTAAGAACAGCGTATTCCAGATTACTTTGGGCTACAAGTTTGACTTGTAAATCATTAAAACAAATACTATATTGTTTTGAGGAGACCACAGGGTCTCCTCTTTTCGTTTGTACATTATCGTCCTCATAAACCCGAATCGGTCATTAGACACAAAATGTATTGTTCTCTTACTATGGTTTTGTTTCCTAACCGATTCGGGCTAAAACGATAATATTAGAGGGCTTTACTCCTAATTACTTCATGAAAAGACTTTGGATGGATTTTTATGTTTCTTATATAATAAAGGTGGACTTTCTTACTTGTAAAAACACTCTTTTAACCCAATAAATAAACCGCCAGAGAATAGAGAAAGTGGTCTTTTCTTATCCTATACACCTCTTTTTTATCCTCAACTAAGATAAAGTAATTTATGAAAATTGTATGAAAATACAATATTTTTTCGTACCTTTGCAGCACACTTAGGATAATAAATAGCAAAAATTAGTATGTCATATCAATTTTCAAAGTACGAAACACACTATCGTAACCTTACTTATTTAGGCGTTCCAATCATTATCGGACAATTAGGAAACCTTATTCTTAACTTTGCCGATACACTTATGATTGGACATCATAGTACAGAAGAATTGGCTGCAGCGGCATTTGTCAACAATATGTTTACGTTAGTCATTATTTTTGCTATTGGCTTTACATATGCTATTACAGCACTTGTTGGTATTCTGTATGGACAGGATAAGACGCATCGTATTGGTGAAGTAATGAAGAGTGCTGCTGCAGCTAACACCTGTATGGCAATACTTTTATCTGCCATTATGATTGTTCTGTACTTGAACATTCACCGTTTGGGACAGCCAGAAGAGTTATTACCACTCATACGACCTTACTTCCTTATCCAACTTGTATCTCTCCCATTTGTATGTTGGTTTAATACTTTCCGCCAGTTCACCGATGGTATCACTGACACAAAGGTGGCAATGTGGATTCTTGTTGCAGGAAATGTAATGAATATCTTTGGTAACTGGGTACTTATCTATGGTCATTTAGGACTTCCAGAGATGGGATTGGTTGGTGCAGGACTATCTACAATGATTTCACGTATTGTGATGGCTTTCATTATGGTAGGCATCTTCTTCTTTAGTAGGAAATATAAAGAATACAAGAAGGGATGGAGCTTGGGCCAGGTGAAATATGCAGACTTCAAGCAGATTACAGTTCTTGGTATTCCTTTAGCATTACAAATGGGTATGGAAACTGCTGCCTTTAGCCTTTCAAGCTTGATGGTTGGCTGGTTCGGTACAGAATCCTTAGCGGCTCATCAGGTTATGTTGACGATTTCACAGTTAGGCTACATGATCTACTATGGCTTGGCAGCAGCGGTAGCAGTACGCATTAGTAACTTCATGGGACAACGTGACTATCTTGCTGTAAGACGAACAGCAACGGCAGGAATACATTTGGTTTTCTTGCTTGCCATACTCACTTCTGTGCCAATCTTTATTTGCCGTCATATCATCGGTGGTCTTTTCACTGATAACGTAAACGTTATTTCAATGGTTTCTATGACGATTATTCCATTTATGATTTATCAGTTTGGTGATGGCTTGCAGTGTAATTATGCCAACGCAATGCGTGGTACAGCTAATATTCGTCCATTAATTTGGATTGCGTTTGTTTCTTTCTTCATCGTATCTCTACCTTTAGGCTATCTCTTTGGAGTCGTTATGAACTATCAGCTGGTCGGTGTCTGGTTTGCCTTCCCATTTGGTTTAACACTGTCAGGCATACTTTACTATATCTACTATCAGAAGGGATTGAACAAGATAGAGTCTGGAGCAAAGATATAATTCATAATTATGATTACTACTACACTTCATAAGTATGATTATCATTATTTGCTATTCTTAAAATATGACCTTGATAATAGATTAAGAGCAATATAACTTCAAAAGGCGATAATAAGTAATGACATTAATTCATCAACTTATTATCGCCTTTTGAAGTATCCCTCTGCAATATTCGAGGTAAAAATTAGATAGAAATCTACTCTTTATAATTGATTGCCTCCATGAATCGCTTGATAACCTCTGGCTTACCCGTATGCTTACCTTTATCTTCAGAGATCTTACAGGTCTCGTTATAGAACGGCCATGACTCCGTAATCTTTACAGCGACCAACTTAATAACAATGTTCATTGGCTTTACATGTGGGAAATCATTGGTGAAGTGAGTACCAATGCCAAATGAAGGCTTCACTCGATTCTCAGCATAACGCTGTATCTCAATAGCCTTATCCGTATCTAAAGCATTTGAGAATAGCACCTGCTTATCACGTGCATCAATACCGAAAGAATTATATTTTGCAATAATCTTCTCTAACTGCTCAAAGTTATCACCAGAGTCTATGCGCAACCCCTTGAACTGATTAGCAAAGTCTTCAGAGAAGTTATAAGAAAATATATCCCACCCAAAGGAATCGTAAAGGTAAGTTCCCAAAGCACCTCGATAAGTCCTACGCCATGCTTCCATGGCCATATAGTTTGCCATCTGAGGGCCAAACATACCGCCAATAGCACAAATAAACTCATGCGCCATCGTACCAACAGGCATAAGATTATACTTCATGGCAAGGTGAATATTGCTGGTGCCGACAAAGCGTCCTTTCCATTCGCGACTGTCATAACAGTCCTTCATAGCACGAACAGCAGTATCCTCTGCTGTAAGGCTGGCACGGCGACGTGTACCAAAGTCTGAGAATACACATCCAGCCTCAAGTAATCGCTCTGTCTTATGGTAAGTCTTATCGTAAAGTTCTTGATAATCAAACTCCTGAGCTTGGTCGTTAAACATATAGAATAGCTCTGAAATGATGGCAAGAACCTTTACCTCTAACAGAATAGTATCAGCCCATAATCCTTCAAACTCAATATGAAGATGCCCATCCTCATCCTGCCATACCTTCACCCACTCACGTGAAAAGCGAAAGCCGCGAAGGTATGTCAAGAACCATTCTGGAAGATAATTGCACTTCTGTCGAAGAAAGTTTATTTCTTCGTCGGTAATAACAACCGTCTCAAGTAACTCTATTTGATGTTCCACTTCACGTGCAAAACCTTCTGGGTAGACCGTATCGTCACGGTCAACAAACTGATAGCAAACATGTGCACGTGGATAATTGTCAATGACAGCGCAGCACATTGTAAGCTTATAAAGGTCATCGTCTGTAAAGTGATTAATAATCTGTCTCATCTTATTATTGTTGAATTCAGTCGTCAAAAGTATAAAAAAGATATGGAAGAACAAAGGATTTTGTCAAAAATATGACTTAATGATAATATCAAGAGAAGCTATATGAGTAAAACAAAATCGGTTCATTAGAATTAAGAAATAACCTTCTAATGAACCGATTTGGAGTAAAGTCTTTTAATTTAAGTTATATGTATGTACACTCACACCTTGCGCTGACGGCAGATAATTAATTCCCCACCAGCACATCTGCAGTAAGATGAAGGCTATAATGAGTACCCATAAGGCTGGGCGAACAATGCGAGGACGATACTGACGATAGTGAACATAGACCAAATAAGCAAGCCAAGTAATAGCAGCCCATGTCTCCTTTGGGTCCCATGACCAATAATGTCCCCATGCCTCTTTTGCCCACAAAGCACCCATAAGCATACCAAGTGTCATAAATGATAGTCCAACGTAGGCAAGATTGTCAGTTATCTCCATCTCTTTATCTGTATCAGTTCCCTTCTTAAAGAAAAGAAGATAGACCGACATGACTACTGCTGCACCCAAAAGTGCGTATGCCATCATATACACAATTACATGAGGAGCAAACCATGGACTCTGCAAGGCAGGCATAAGCGTCTTGGAATGAATCTCAGGCTTGAAGATATTAACACATACAAACACTGTTGCAAGAAGTGTTGAGAAGCTCAATATCCATTTATACTGCCAACGACTAAAGACAATAATACCTGCCAAAGGAAGGAAAAAACTATACCATAAACGCGTTTCTCCCATCGTTCGAAGTGGTGGACGTTCCAATGTTATCCACATAATGAGAATGTAGGAAAAGAAGATTACAAGTCCAAGACCTGTTGCGCCAAACGCTAAGATACGACGGTTACGCCATGCAGCCCATGCACCTATAGCCCATAAAACTACTGATACAACTGCAAATATGATAAAATAACTCCAAATCATAGCTTAACCTCCTTCTTACGACTTGCTGTCAAGAACATTCCAACAGCTCCAAATAACAACATGAATATACCTACATAGACAACTGGCATCCAAGGGTCTGTTACAATCTCAAAGATACTTAGATTACTCCACTTGCCCATTTGTTCATTATAACTTAACTGATAGATTTTCCATCCATCAATACTAAAAGGTTTGTTAACCTCTATCTCGGTGTGAATATTCTTTCCATCCTGTGTATAGATGTCAACAAGTGAAGCGAAACGACGTGGCTCACGATTTGGCATAACCAATCTTCTACCATCACTAAGTTTCAAAGACTGATAAGGGAAAAGATAGCTTCCACAAGTGAGCCAACCAGTGTAGCTATGCTGCACACCCTTGTAGGGTGCATTGCCAGTAGTGACCTTCACCAATATCGCACAAGCAGTACCTGTTGCATCCGAAGCTATATAGCCATCCTTATTACGTGCCTGTCCTAAAGAGTCCATACGGATATTGCCCATCATACCACCAGGTATCTTACCCACCATCTTACTAAGCATAACTGGCATAGCATTATCAATGCGCTTGAGAACCTCAATCTTACAATCTAACAGTTGACCAGACTTTACATTCTTATCTAAAAGAATATTCTCTGGCTTTCCTTTAGGAAGCGGAAGTCCCATATTGTCAATAAGCATGAGCTTAGGTGGATATTCATCAATGGTAAACTTCTCCAGCTGTATTGCCACAGGGAGGTGATGAACAGCACTAAAAGCATCAAGACCACGCCACTCAACCTGTCCTTGCTCGCAAAACATCTTTACTCGAAGCATATCTGCACTACCAAGTGTACCGCATGTAAGAACAAGGAACAGTCCGACATGACTCGTTAGTGTTGGCAAGCGACGCCAAGAGAAATGTGCTATTTGATTCAAAGTGACTTCACCAACAATGGCTGTCATCCATAGGTAAACAAGGATAAACGGCCAGAAATTAAGCATCTTTGTTAGACCAAGTGGGTCAATGGGAGCTTTCCCCTCTGCCACTTGTTTGGTAAGTCCCATAAGAAGAGTGAGTATTGCAGCTGTAGCAATAGCTGGAATCGCCGCTTGCATGGTTGACATGAAACGACAGAAATAAGACCGCTTACGAAGTGCATAGACTATGATAAGTGCCAATACGAGTAAGATTAATGTAATAATGTTGGCTGGCCAAGCAAAGATACCCCACTCTAAGGGACCTATTGTTACCTGTAATAATCCACCTGTAACCAATAAACCAACGACTATTGCTGTACCTTCTCTAAGTGTATAAGGTTTATTCCACATAGTAAAAGAGGCTCTCCCCCACTATTAATAAGGTCTTGAAAAACTTTATTTTATGTTTGTGAAGTACGAGCAGATAAATGATTTCGTTTTGATATATAAAATATTAGGATACAAGAATATTCTTCAAATAGAATATTCCTATTTTACTGAACAAGATTCCTCCCCTAATGGGAAGGAATCCTGGGTGTAGTTTGTTTACATCGGTTTAGTTATAAACCGCTTATTCTTGCGTGCCTGCTCTATCCACTTCGGAACGATAGTGTCAAGGAACTGCTTCTTTTGTGCATTAAGCTTAGTCATATCTAAGCCAATGTAAGACTGTGCCTTAGCCTTAGTAGAAACGTCAGGAAGAGGAATCTGTCCTGTAAAGCCGTGACGAGCAACTACACGTGCGATCTGTAAGCGTGCATCCTTTGCATATTCCATTGCACTTCCAAGGAGTCGCATTACTTCTTGTGGAGCATGGAAAGCAGCACCGTGGCTGGCAACGGCATAGTCCCAACGCCACTGACCCTTACGAAGATCTTTCAAAACAGGCTCCATCTCAGCCTCAGTTGCACCCTTTTCCCATGCAAATTTAGCTTCAATATGTGCTGCAGCAAGTTCTCTTTCGACATGAGTACGGAAGTCATAAATCTTCTGTTGACGCTCATATACATTCTGACGAAGTGTTTCAGCATCTTGACGGTGACAAGTCTGGCAAGTACGACTGATGTTTGCTAATGGACTTGTAATATGATGATCTGTATATTTCACACCACCCTCAGAGATGTAAGGCATATGACAATCAGCACATGAAACACCACGCTGTCCATGGATTCCCTGTAAATACAATTCATAACCAGGGTGCTGTGCCTTTAGAATCTTCGCCTTTGATAATGGATTAATGTAATCATAGAAGCCAATACTATCGTAGTATTCCTCTGCTGCCTCACACGTCATACCCTTTTCTTGAGGGAAATGTAGATAGTTGCCATTCTCTTTCTCGAAGTAGTATTCCGTGTGGCACTGTGCGCAGACCAGGCTACGCATCTCTTGATGGCTGGCTTTTCTCACGTCTTTACCGACACGAGCCCATGCCTCATAGAGAGCAGGACGAGCGGGACGAAGTTCCATCGTCCTTGCATCATGGCAGTCAGAGCAACCGACGGTGTTCATGACCTCTGGTCCCCAGTCGCTCCACTTGGCAGCATAGAATTTATCAGTTCCTTTCTCACGCATTAGACGTGGAACATCAGGACCCTTGCAGGTCCAACAGGTTCCTGGCTGTATGTCATCTTGTCCATCAACACCTGGACTTCCTGTACGCATAATCTTACGTAAGTCATCAATACAATGACGGTGTCCACGTGGTGTATTATACCCTCTTGAGAAAGAATAGCCAGCCCATAGGATAACCATTTCGGGTCTCTCTGCCAGTACATCTACTTCCTGGGAAGAATTGTACTTACTCACGAAACTTGTGTCTTCTGTCATTGCCCACGTCTCATATTCACGTGGGAAATCAGCTGCAAATTTCTCATTCTGAGATACAATGGAGTCAGTCATCGGTGTACGTCTGTTGTTGAACACACTTACAACCTCAGCTCTTCTTTCAAGCATTGAAGAACAGAGCAGTCCAAGAATGAACACGAGAACCATTGCTCCTCCAAAGAGTAGCCAGCCTTGCCATTTCTTTAATGTCTTTGCCATAATTATCGATTTTTAGTTCTTATTTTTTCTTTCCTAACACTTTTTGCAACCAATCTGGAACAGGAGAAGGTGGCATTGGTTCCACATATTCTGCACCAGGGGTGCTTGAGAGAGAATTCATCTTCATGTGTGCTACATCACGATGACAATCCCAGCAGGCTTTACCTTCACCACGCTGAGCCTCCATGTAATCTATTCTGCCTGTATTTACAAACTCTTGATTTAATTGTTTATGGCAGCGGATGCAGTTATCCATTATCACTTCTGCCGATGCTGATTCTGCCTGAATAGTTTGCGATTCATTAAATGTAACAAAATAAGCTACATGCTTCATACCATCCATACCTTTAAAAGCATAGTGTGCAGCAACGTTATCATTAGGAACGTGACAATCGTTACATGTGGTGTTACGAGCATGTGCAGAGTGTGACCACGTAGCATAATAAGGTGACATGATATGGCAATTAATACATGCCGCTGGGTCATCACCTATTATATAGGTATGCATACGTAGAAGATAAAAGAATAACCCTGTTAATCCTACTATCACACCGCACAAAATAGATAATGTAACCTTTTGCCGATATGAGATGCATGATAGAAACTTATCTATCATACTTTTCAATTTGGTAGGTATGGTTTTTAGTTTCATAGGATTTATATCTTGTTTCGTGCACAAAGATATGTATTATTTTTCATTAGACAAGTAAAGAAAAAAGAAAAAATCATCATAAATTATGATTTAGACTAAATCTAATATATTTTTATCGTGAAGAAAAGAATTTATGTCCATGACAAGAATTACTTATTTCCATGAAGAGAAATGTTTTTTGGGTTCTTCTGTTAAATGTGTAGACGCTTTTCGTATTGCTATAAAGGAAAAAACGAAGTTACTCATTAAACAAAAACATGGCTTAGGCAGTCAACATTCTATCCATTTATCATCCACTTCATTGAAAACCTTTCCATTTTAAGACTTCGATAATCAATAGACAATAGATTGAAAAATCATTACATAACTTCAAGCAAGACATCTATAAATAACGGCAAAAACACATACAAAATATAGGTTTGTAACCATAAGGAAATCAATTAGTTACAAAGTAGTAAAGTAAAAGGTGCTTAATAAGACATCAAAAGGGCATTAGTAAGGAGCTTAAAGGGCACCTTTTGCAAGTCAATTAGGCGTCTTTAAGAAGCCAAAAGAGCATGTCTTGGCTTTGACCCACACGAAAATAATTTACAAACTTCTATTAATAAGGGAGTAAGTTGTTTATAAAAGACAGATAGACATCGCACCTAATCATATTTGTCATGTAGTTTATCCCCCTTTCTAAAACCCTCTAATTGGGGGTAATCATACCATGTATATGGATTAATCTCATTCTATTAACAATCTACGCATTTAACTGAAGAACCTTTTTTTATGAAAATAATTCGATATAGTACTTGTATAAAGAATAATACCATAGTGTAATAAACATGTAAAAAGAATTACAAGACAGCTTTTATACTATTATTCAAGCACAATGTTTTTAACTTTTTTTCATTACTATATAGTAGTTATATCATTTAAAAATAGTAACTTTGTGCGAATTTAATCAGTAAGTTGTGACTAAAGATATAGTCAAAAAAAGAGTTCGAGACATTCTGGATGAATACCTCGAAGCTAACAATCATCGCAAGACTTCAGAGCGATATGCCATCTTGGATGCGGTCTATGACATGGGAGAACATTTCTCCTTAGATGAATTAGGTGCAGCACTTGAAAAGAATAATTTTCGAGTTTCGCGTGCCACACTTTACAATACGATGCGTCTTTTCATCGAATTACGTCTCGTAGTCAGACATCGTTTTATCGGTCAAACCAAGTATGAGGCATGCTATAACAATGAAGATCATATCCATCAGATCTGTACGCTATGCGGAACAGTGACAGAGGTTGATTCCCCAGAGATTGCGGATGCTATAAAGAACACAAAGTTCCACCGCTTTCGCCGAGATGGTTTCTCCTTATATATATATGGCATATGCTCACGCTGCCAAGCTGCCTTGTCGCGTCAGAGAAGCAAGTTTCTTACACAGAAACAAGTAAAAAACTCACATAAAAGCAAATGAACACAGGTAAAGTAGACGTCCTGTTGGGTCTCCAATGGGGTGATGAAGGAAAAGGTAAGGTTGTAGACGTGCTCACACCACGCTACGATGTAGTAGCTCGTTTCCAAGGAGGTCCGAACGCAGGACATACTCTTGAGTTCGAAGGTCAGAAATACGTGCTGCGTTCTATACCATCAGGCATCTTCCAAGGTGGCAAAGTTAACATCATTGGTAATGGAGTTGTATTAGCTCCAGATCTCTTTATGGGTGAAGCAAAAGACCTTGAGAAGAGTGGACATCCTCTAAAGGAGCGTCTACATATCTCAAAGAAAGCCCACCTTATCATGCCAACACATCGTATCCTCGACCGCGCTTACGAAGCAGCAAAGGGTAAAGACAAGGTTGGAACTACTGGTAAGGGTATTGGTCCTACTTATACTGATAAGATCAGTCGAAATGGTTTACGTGTTGGTGATATCCTCTGCGACTTCGAACAAAAGTATGCTACTCATAAGGAGCGTCATATGAAAATGCTTGCAGCACTTGGTTGGACAGACTTTGAGGGCTTAGAAGAGACCGAGAAGCTTTGGATGGAAGGCATAGCATATATGAAGGAGTTTAAGTTTGTTGATTCTGAAAATGAAATTAACCACCTCCTTCGTGAAAGTAAACATATTCTTTGCGAAGGTGCACAAGGAACAATGCTGGACGTAGACTTTGGTTCTTATCCTTTCGTAACTTCATCAAATACAATTTGCGCAGGTGCTTGTACAGGACTTGGTATTGGCCCTAATAAGGTGGGCAATGTCTATGGTATTATGAAGGCCTACTGTACTCGTGTCGGCTCTGGTCCATTCCCAACAGAATTATTTGACGAGACAGGAAAGACCATTCGTGATCTCGGCCATGAGTATGGAGCTGTTACCGGACGTGAGCGTCGTTGTGGTTGGATTGACCTTGTTCAGCTTCGCTACTCTGTAATGGTAAATGGTGTAACTGAGCTTATTATGATGAAGAGCGATGTTCTTGATAGCTTCGAAACCATCAAGGCATGCGTTGCATACGAGTTACCAGATGGTACAGAAACAAAGGACTTCCCTTACGAGATTGATAACGTGAAACCAATCTACAAGGATTTCCGTGGTTGGAAGAAAGATATGACAAAATGTAAGTCACAGGATGAATTCCCAGAGGAGTTCCGTGAGTATGTAGCTTTCCTTGAGAACTATCTTGAGACTCGCATTGGTATTATCTCTGTTGGTCCTGACCGCGAGCAGACAATCGTTTTATAATCCCGTTTAGGCTGTGAATGGCGGCTATAAGCATTCTAAAAGCTTATATTCGTTTCTCACAGCCTAATATATTTTATTCGTAAAACATAAATACAAGACAAATGGCAAACAAACCTTCCATCCCAAAGGGTACCCGCGACTTCGGTCCAGATGAGATGGCAAAACGAAATTACATATTTGATACCATCAAGCGTGTTTACGCTCTCTATGGCTTTCAGCAGATAGAGACACCTTCTATGGAGACCTTACAGACGCTGATGGGCAAGTATGGTGAAGAAGGAGATAAACTTCTCTTTAAGATTCTGAATTCAGGAGATTACTTGAAGGCTGTTAGCGATGAGGAACTTAAGGAGCGCAATACACTTAAGATGCAGACAAAACTCTGCGAAAAGGGATTGCGTTATGACCTTACAGTACCTTTTGCTCGCTACGTGGTGATGCATCGTGATGAGTTGCAGTTACCTTTCAAGCGTTACCAAATACAGCCAGTATGGCGTGCAGACCGTCCACAGAAGGGCCGTTATCGTGAGTTCTATCAGTGTGATGCCGATGTAGTAGGCTCTGACTCATTATTAAACGAGGTGGAGTTAATGCAGATCATTGACACTGTATTTACAGAGTTTGGCATTCGCGTACAGATAAAGATTAACAATAGAAAGATTCTCACAGGTATAGCTGAAGTAATTGGTGAGAAGGATAAGATTGTTGACATCACAGTTGCTATCGACAAACTTGATAAGATAGGACTTGATAATGTAAACGAAGAACTGCGTAATAACGGAATCTCTGAAGAAGCAATAGAGAAGTTGCAACCTATCATTAAGTTAGAAGGAACCAATGAAGAGAAACTTGATGTTATTGCAGAAGTCTTGAAGGAGAGTGAAACTGGACTAAAAGGTGTTGAAGAAACGCGTTTTATCCTTGAAACATTGAAAGGCTCTGGACTAAACAATGAGATACAGCTCGACCTTACTTTGGCACGTGGATTGAACTATTACACAGGTGCTATCTTTGAGGTTAAGGCCCTTGATGTACAGATTGGTTCTATCACAGGTGGTGGACGTTATGACAACTTAACTGGTATCTTTGGTATGCCAGGTATCTCTGGTGTCGGAATTAGCTTTGGTGCTGACCGCATTTATGATGTTCTTAATACGCTCGACCTCTATCCAAAGGAGAGCGTACAGGGTACACAGCTTCTCTTTATTAACTTCGGAGAGA
The Prevotella melaninogenica DNA segment above includes these coding regions:
- a CDS encoding 2-hydroxyacid dehydrogenase — encoded protein: MRIAFFDAKSYDIESFNEVNKDYNFDIRYYQERLSISTVPLAKGADVVCIFVNAECDARVIDELVNNGVKLVALRCAGFNNVDLKAAEGRIKVTHVPAYSPHAVAEYAVALMLSLNRKIYRAVNRTRDGNFTLHGLLGFDMYGKTAGVVGMGRIAKELIKILHGFGMNIMAYDLYPDQEFAKQYNVKVVQLDELYANSDIISLHCPLTPDTKFLINKESIAKMKKGVMIINTGRGQLIHTEDLIEGLRTKQVGSAGLDVYEEEKEYFYEDKSDKMIDDDVLARLLMVPNVVLTSHQAFFTKEALYNIAVSTLSSVKELSEGKELSCQVK
- a CDS encoding porin family protein, which codes for MKKILVVAALMLSSVSTFAQHAVGSFNLQPKVGVSIANLTEVKGSDPRVGLVSGVEGEYQASDIFSVSAGVLYSMQGAKANFANLVDATNRLDYINVPIMANVYVVKGLAVKLGVQPGFNVSNKIKVNNLDAVENPAKAQSVDVSIPVGLSYEYNNFQLDARYNWGVSKAFKLTDAKNSVFQITLGYKFDL
- a CDS encoding MATE family efflux transporter — encoded protein: MSYQFSKYETHYRNLTYLGVPIIIGQLGNLILNFADTLMIGHHSTEELAAAAFVNNMFTLVIIFAIGFTYAITALVGILYGQDKTHRIGEVMKSAAAANTCMAILLSAIMIVLYLNIHRLGQPEELLPLIRPYFLIQLVSLPFVCWFNTFRQFTDGITDTKVAMWILVAGNVMNIFGNWVLIYGHLGLPEMGLVGAGLSTMISRIVMAFIMVGIFFFSRKYKEYKKGWSLGQVKYADFKQITVLGIPLALQMGMETAAFSLSSLMVGWFGTESLAAHQVMLTISQLGYMIYYGLAAAVAVRISNFMGQRDYLAVRRTATAGIHLVFLLAILTSVPIFICRHIIGGLFTDNVNVISMVSMTIIPFMIYQFGDGLQCNYANAMRGTANIRPLIWIAFVSFFIVSLPLGYLFGVVMNYQLVGVWFAFPFGLTLSGILYYIYYQKGLNKIESGAKI
- the pncB gene encoding nicotinate phosphoribosyltransferase → MRQIINHFTDDDLYKLTMCCAVIDNYPRAHVCYQFVDRDDTVYPEGFAREVEHQIELLETVVITDEEINFLRQKCNYLPEWFLTYLRGFRFSREWVKVWQDEDGHLHIEFEGLWADTILLEVKVLAIISELFYMFNDQAQEFDYQELYDKTYHKTERLLEAGCVFSDFGTRRRASLTAEDTAVRAMKDCYDSREWKGRFVGTSNIHLAMKYNLMPVGTMAHEFICAIGGMFGPQMANYMAMEAWRRTYRGALGTYLYDSFGWDIFSYNFSEDFANQFKGLRIDSGDNFEQLEKIIAKYNSFGIDARDKQVLFSNALDTDKAIEIQRYAENRVKPSFGIGTHFTNDFPHVKPMNIVIKLVAVKITESWPFYNETCKISEDKGKHTGKPEVIKRFMEAINYKE
- the ccsA gene encoding cytochrome c biogenesis protein CcsA; translated protein: MIWSYFIIFAVVSVVLWAIGAWAAWRNRRILAFGATGLGLVIFFSYILIMWITLERPPLRTMGETRLWYSFFLPLAGIIVFSRWQYKWILSFSTLLATVFVCVNIFKPEIHSKTLMPALQSPWFAPHVIVYMMAYALLGAAVVMSVYLLFFKKGTDTDKEMEITDNLAYVGLSFMTLGMLMGALWAKEAWGHYWSWDPKETWAAITWLAYLVYVHYRQYRPRIVRPALWVLIIAFILLQMCWWGINYLPSAQGVSVHTYNLN
- a CDS encoding cytochrome c biogenesis protein ResB, encoding MWNKPYTLREGTAIVVGLLVTGGLLQVTIGPLEWGIFAWPANIITLILLVLALIIVYALRKRSYFCRFMSTMQAAIPAIATAAILTLLMGLTKQVAEGKAPIDPLGLTKMLNFWPFILVYLWMTAIVGEVTLNQIAHFSWRRLPTLTSHVGLFLVLTCGTLGSADMLRVKMFCEQGQVEWRGLDAFSAVHHLPVAIQLEKFTIDEYPPKLMLIDNMGLPLPKGKPENILLDKNVKSGQLLDCKIEVLKRIDNAMPVMLSKMVGKIPGGMMGNIRMDSLGQARNKDGYIASDATGTACAILVKVTTGNAPYKGVQHSYTGWLTCGSYLFPYQSLKLSDGRRLVMPNREPRRFASLVDIYTQDGKNIHTEIEVNKPFSIDGWKIYQLSYNEQMGKWSNLSIFEIVTDPWMPVVYVGIFMLLFGAVGMFLTASRKKEVKL